The window GTGATGTGATCTCCAAGACAAATAAACCAATGCAAAACTGATAATATATGCATACAATGTTGGAATCTGTGATACTAATGCATCCAAAGTTATAACTGATGGAACGGACAGTTCAAGTACCATAATTGTAGCTGCAATAGCAACGATTCCATCTGTCAATGCAATTACTCTATCCTTATTCATAGTTAAATATTATAACTGCTATTGTATTTAATTTTTTTACATCTCTTGGTAAAAATATACTTATCATAATCTTCAAATATCAATCATAAGGATTGTCATGAAATACAGAAAACACCCACGGACAAATGAAATGATAAGTGTGTTGGGCTTTGGAACAGGATACATCCGGGATATCAACCCATGTGAGATAAGGAAAATCTTTGACTATGGTCTGGACAGTGGAATGAACTTTATTGACTGCATACGTGTTGAAGACAAGTTCATACGACCTATAAGAGACACCATAAGTGATTTTGGAGATAAAATCTACACACAGATGCATCTGACAGGAAAATTTATCAATGGTGAATACAAAAGACCTAGAGATGTCAAGCATATGATTGATGTTTTAGACGAGGACATTAAGGCATTTGGTGTTGAATATGCAGACTTCGGACTGATTCATTCGGTTGATGAAATGAGTGATTATGAAAGAATAATAGAAAACGGCATTCTAGACTATGCAATAAAACTGAAGGATGAGGGATTAATCAATCATGTCGGAGTGACCTCACATAATCCGGAAGTTTGCTCCAAGTTCATCGGGTATTCAGACATTGACTTTTTCATGATGAGCATTAACCCCAGCTTTGATTATGCATCGAATGATAA of the Methanobrevibacter sp. genome contains:
- a CDS encoding aldo/keto reductase, which gives rise to MKYRKHPRTNEMISVLGFGTGYIRDINPCEIRKIFDYGLDSGMNFIDCIRVEDKFIRPIRDTISDFGDKIYTQMHLTGKFINGEYKRPRDVKHMIDVLDEDIKAFGVEYADFGLIHSVDEMSDYERIIENGILDYAIKLKDEGLINHVGVTSHNPEVCSKFIGYSDIDFFMMSINPSFDYASNDNTFELNQRRMNFYRECEKEKIAISVMKPYGGGRLLNKELSPLNIQLTPKQCIQYCLDRPAVITVLPGISSLSELKESLDYLDADAKDCDYSIIGDVGINLEGQCMYCGHCQPCPNGIPIAMISKLYDLSIIGDDLAGEHYMKLSHHAGECEKCMKCENYCMFDVKITDKMDKIFEHFGV